CGCGCCGAACGACATCGTGGTGAAGTCCGACGACAGCATCTGGTTCACCGATCCGCTGTTCGGCATCAATGGCGAGTGGGAAGGCAAGAAGGAGAAGGCCGAGCAGGCCACCACCAACGTCTATCGCCTTGCCAAGGACGGCAAGATCAGCGCGGTCCTCACCGACCTCGTCAATCCCAATGGCCTTGCCTTCTCGCCCGACGAGAAGAAGCTCTATGTCGTCGAGTGGAAGGGCACGCCCAACCGCAGCATCTGGAGCTACAACATCGGAGACGACGGCTCGCTCAGCGGCAAGACCAAGCTGATCGACGCCGCCGACCAGGGCTCGCTCGACGGCTTTCGCGTTGATCGCGATGGCAATATCTGGTGCGGCTGGGGCTCCAACGGCGCGCTGCAATCCGAGCCCAGCGATGTCGGCGGCCGCAAGGTGTTCCAGCTCAAGGCCAGGCCCGAGGATCTCGACGGCGTCATGGTGTTCAATCCGGAAGGCAAGCCGCTCGCCTTCATCAAGCTGCCGGAACGCTGCGCCAATCTCTGCTTCGGCGGCCCCAAGAACAACCGGCTCTACATGGCCAGCAGCCACTCGGTGTATGCGCTGTACGTGGAGGCGCACGGGGCGGTGTGAGGTCGTCGCGCGCCCCACTTGCGATGTCATCCCGGACAAGCGGAGCGCTGATCCGGGATCCATAACCACAGGGAGCAATTT
The nucleotide sequence above comes from Bradyrhizobium sp. NDS-1. Encoded proteins:
- a CDS encoding SMP-30/gluconolactonase/LRE family protein, which translates into the protein MNFTRRNLMAGAGAAMASTLLARAAGAQSFPFTPNQRYPDPAVQILDPSFTKYRIYSSSLEQVATGFRWAEGPAYFPEGGYLLFSDIPNNRIMKFDEKTGQTSVFRANANYANGNARDRQGRLVTCEHSVTRRITRTEKDGKITVLADRFEGKRLNAPNDIVVKSDDSIWFTDPLFGINGEWEGKKEKAEQATTNVYRLAKDGKISAVLTDLVNPNGLAFSPDEKKLYVVEWKGTPNRSIWSYNIGDDGSLSGKTKLIDAADQGSLDGFRVDRDGNIWCGWGSNGALQSEPSDVGGRKVFQLKARPEDLDGVMVFNPEGKPLAFIKLPERCANLCFGGPKNNRLYMASSHSVYALYVEAHGAV